Within the Pan troglodytes isolate AG18354 chromosome 2, NHGRI_mPanTro3-v2.0_pri, whole genome shotgun sequence genome, the region CTGACCAGGTGCACCAAAAGAGCCCAAATCTGGGACacctcaggccagagtgcagagCTGCTCAGCGgggccccttcccctccctcgcAGTAAGCTTTAAGACCTCATGAGGATGTTTAAGATTTCTCCCTTTGGGCCAGgagcactggctcacgcctgtaatcccagcactttgggaggccaaagcaggcagatcacaaggtcaggagatcaagaccatcctggctaacacagtgaaaccccatctctactaaaaatacaaaaacaaaattagccgggtgtagtggcaggcacctgtagtcccagctacttgggaggctgaggcaggagaatggtgtgaacccgggaggcggagcttgcagtgagccgagatggcaccactgcactccagcctgggtgacagagcacgattctgtctcaaaaaaaaaaaaaaatttctcccttTGCTCGGCAGGTTACACAGTCCAGCAAGCTATGTGCCCGAGCTTCCCAAAAGCCCCCAATCATTTCTCATTCATTAGGTCCTCCTCTTGCACTTCAGGGCCCCATCTCCTGactcccacccacaccccaccATCCAGACCCATGTCTTCTCCCACACCAACAGATGGAGCAACCAAACCCATCCCCAGGATCATAGACAGAGGCTAACAAATCCTGCCTCAGGTTTATTTGTACAAATAGCACAGGAGGACCCCAGCCCCATGCAGATGGTAGCccaggggcgggggtggggggtcgCACCAGTCCTTCTGTCCTCACGTTGGCAGAGATATCTACTCTGAAGCCTTTGTAGGGGCCTGGGTACGTTTGGGAGCCTGAGCTGGAACTGAAGCTGGAGCTGCAGCCTGGGCCTTGGTTTGATCCTTGGCCTTGGCCTTTGGCCGGCACAGCCTGAGCCCCTTGGCAATACGGGCACGAGCACGCTTCCCAAGCTTGGGGTGGGCAATGTAGGCAAGTCGATCGAGCTTGCGGCTGACACCCTTTGGGATCTTGGGCTTAACCTCCTTGGGCTTTACGAGGGCCTTGATAGCCTCGGCACGTGCACTCATGGCCTTGGCATTGTTGGCCTGCATCTTCTTTAGGCCCTTTTTGTTGTGCTTCTTGGCAAAGCGCATGTTCCTCAGGAACTTGGGGTCCACCTGAAAAGCAGGAAAGGTACAGGTGGCAGCATGTGGGTCCCCAAGTCTCTCCCTGCTGCCCCTCTCCATAGGGGTACCCAGCATTCTAAAGACAGCATCAAGTCAACCTCAAATGTGGAAATACCCAACCTCTTGAAACTATTTCCAGAGAAAGTGTACCACCACCCCAGGGAGCCAATACGCCACCTGGGTAATGCTGTGCAGACCTCCTTCAAGAACAAAATTACAAGCTGCTTTGCTGCCCTGTCTGCCAAGGTTGTGGGGCTTCGCTTCAACTTCCTACAGCAGGGGTTCAACCAAGTTTTTTCCTGACATCCCCTCAGGGACACCCCCTCCCCTCTTTAGAAGAAGGTGTCAATTAAATACCAAGTCTGGTCCAAAAGACTTATAGCCAAGGTGgaatatggggaaactgaggctcagagtttGTGATTCACTCCACGGAACAGAGAGCAAAAGTAAAGGGAAGGAACAGACTGGGGACATGCTCAGCTCTCCCCTAGACCCTCCAGCCTTCTCAGCTAATCCTTAGAACCCCCTGACACAGGAAGAGAAGCTGACCCCAACTCCAGCACTGGGTCAGATGGAGGTCATAAGGCTGGTCAGTGTGGGAATGTGCCCTGCACGCACTCAGACAAGGCCACTCCTTACCCTAAGTGCCACTGCCAAGCAAGGGAGATAGCCAAACTGCCCTCAGGAGGCAGGTTACACCCTGACCAGAGGGTTACACTTCAGGCTGTGGAGACCAAGGAAAGCTTTATTATGGGTCTGGTAGGGTAGAAAAAGGAATTGCAGGCTTTGGGTGGGCCAGTTAGGCTGTGCTCAGGCAGAAGCCAAAGCTAGAGAAAAACTACATGAAAGGCCTTGACTGTGCACCTGGACCAAGAAAAGACACTTCCATGTGATTCAGTGCACTCACCCCCTTAAGAGATTCGTATCTTTGTGATCGGGGTTTCTTGATACCATTTCTGTGCCATTTTCGGGCTGtgggagaaaaaaagggaattaaGCCAACAAAGAACTTTCCTCTAATAAGACCACCCAACATCACAGCTGGCAAGTCTGGGAGAACCAACACTTCCTACAGCAGCTACACTTGAGATATGAGAAACCCTTACTACTAAATGCAAAACACTCTGTATCTCAAGTAGATCTCTAAACCTATAACCCTAAAGTTATTACTGGGTGAAATCAATCAGCCTCAGGCCCACAATGGAAACGTGCCCCTTCATCTCTGTCCCAGTTTGCCTGAACCAGTCCTTGCCAGGGTCTGGGATGTAGGCAGGGCCCAAAAAACTTACACtggttgtgtgtggtgtggttcTTGGACTTGGCCATGTCTGCACCTGGAAGACAAAAGTGGAGATCAGGGTTAAGGGCTCGCCAGGCTGGGCCACCTCTGCCCCACCCCCCCCCATTCTGGTCAGAATGAGCCTGCAGACAGAGAATGTGCAGCCTCCACGAGTCTCGGCTTACTCTGCACGACCCAACGCCAGTCCTGGCCTCCCAAACCCAGGTAATGATGCCCTGAAATCAACTCCTTACCCCCGGAAAGCTGCATTCCCCAATAAAGTGGCTTTCCCTGCCATCCCCCTCCTAGGACCTAGAAGCACCATTCCCACTCCGCAGCTTTTGCTCCCGACAGACACACGGTCGGTCACCAGTCCTCTCCGCAGCCCGCGCCCCGCCGCCACCCGTAAGTCGCGGATGGCATCGGATGCCGCGCGGCCAACACTCACCATAAGCCGCGGCTCCCGAAGCGCCTAGAACCGGAAGAGAAAGGGGCTGCGGTGCAGCACGGGAAATAGGGTCAACAACGCCGGAAAGTACTACTGGAAAAGCTTCCCCAGGCTCCGCGAAGAAAAGTTCCGAAGCCCGGAAGAACGCAAGCCAGACGTGGAGGCGGTGCTACGAGCTTGCCTCCGCCACCTTCAGGCTGCCTCCTCccttctctgtttctccaggacctGGCTCTTAAGTCTTATTCAAGATCCTGAAAAAGAAAGGAGTCCTTGAGGGATGTTGTTGGGCAAGGAGatctgtgttctttttctttttttttttttttgagacggagtttcgctcttccaccgaggctggagggcagtggcacaatctccgcccactgcaacctccgccttccggtttcaagcgattctcttgcctcagcctcccgagtagctgggattacaggcgcccaccaccacgcccggctaatttttatatttttagtagagacggggtttcaccatgttgtccaggctggtctcgaactcctgacctcgcgatccgctcgcctctgccccccaaagtgctgggattacaggcgtgagccaccgcgcctggccgatctGTGTTCTTAAaagcacccctgtaatcccagcactttgggagtctgaggtgggcggatcacgaggtcaggagttccagaccagcctggacaacatggtgaaaccccatctctactaaaaatacaaaaaaaaaaaattcacggggcgtggtggcacgtgcctgtaatcccagctactctggaggctgaggcaggagaattgcttgaatctgggaggtggaggttgcagtgagccaagatcgcgccattgcactccagcctgggctacagggcaagactctgtctcaaaaaaaaaaaaaagaaaagcacgcCTGACTCTTTCGTGGAGAaggagcagaggggaggaaggagagagggctgCCTGGACCTGAGGGAGGACAGTGGGAATGCAGAGGAGTGGACAAAGAAAGAGTACTGGACTTGGGACACAGAAGATGAGGGAGAAAAAGGAGGCAAGGATAGCCCCTATGTCTTTGGCTTGACAACTGGGTGAATGGTGGGGCTGTTTACAGAGATGGAAGATTGAGTGGGGAGCGGgggctttgtttgttttgttttgagggggAATGATGAGCCAGATATTTTTGTTGGATGCATTAAATGTGAGATGCCTGTTGGACATCAGAATTGAGAAAGTGTTGCCTCTAACAACTCTGTTGCCTTCTCCACCTCTTCCCCCTATAGTTCATTTTCCACACGGCAGTGGGTCTTGGGGACTTGTTTTAAGATACAAATCAGATCCTGTCCCTTAAATCTGCAAGGACATCCCCTTGCATTGAAGATCAATTCTTTACCCACTTGACCCTGACAACCTCTGTCATTTACTTCTCTCCAAACCCATTGCCTTTCTTTCCTGCCAACCACAAATGTGTgttctgcctcaggacctttgcacttgctatcCCAGCCACCTGGACTGCCCTTCTCCCTGCTTTTTGGATGGTGTGCTCTTTCCTATAGAGGCCTCCCTGGACTCCATTATCTAAAATAGAGAACCACTGCCTCATCTCACCAGTGATTCTGTGTCCTctcatggttttctttcttttctattctttttttttttcttttttttagacagtctcactctgtctcccaggctggagtgcagtggtgcgatctcagctcactgcaacctctgcctcctgggttcaagcgattctcctgcctcagcctcccgagtagctgggattacgggcgcacaccaccactcccagctaatttttaaagaattatttttagtagagacgggttttcaccatgttggccaggctggtgttgaactcctgacctcaggtggtccgcccgcctcggcctcccaaagtgctgggattacaggcgtaagccaccgtgcccggccatggtTTGCTTTCTTTATAGAACTTTCCCAGACTCTAATTGCATTGTTTACTTAGTTATGTATGTGTCCATTATCATAGGAGCCCAGAGTTTGGGACTGGTTTGATCACCTTCATTTTCCCACTGCCTAACTCAGCATAATGTAGATAGAGCAAGAGCTTAATAAACACATGCCCAGTGAACGTTCCTTGACAAGCCAGGTTCATGGAGTGACAGACGCATACTGCAGAGGTTTAGGGAGTGAAGCGGAAAGGAGGTTGTGGAGGCAGGACATGTGGATGACTCATTACCGAAGCATTCCTGAGAAAGGGGAGAgaattctgacaggtgtgagttGGGAGAATGAAAAGCAGGCTTATATACTGATGGATGATCTGGTGCCAAGAAAGAAACAGCTGAGCCCAGAGGAGAGTGTCTCTGCAGGAATAAAGTCCCTGTGGGGTGCTGAGCACAGGTAGAGAACCTGGTGGGCAAAGACAGGGACTacaggaggtgggggtggtgtgATGCCTGACAGCAAGTCAGGACTTCAGCTCAGGAAGTTGAAGAGGTGGCTGTGGAGACTgggacagggaggaggaggtCTGACTGCCACATCCTTGAGAAAGAGAAGCCAGCAGGGTAGAGGCTGACAGCGGGGGCAgtgatgactttatttatttacttttatttatttatttatttattttgagacagagttttgctctcattgcccaggctggagtgcaatggcgcgatgttggctcactgcaacctccacctcctgggttcaaacgattctattgcctcagcctcccaagtagctgggattacaggcatctgccaccatgcccagctaatttttgtgtttttagtagagacggggttctaccatgttggcaatgctggtctcgaactcctgacctcaggtgatccacactccttggcctcccaaagtgctgggattacaggcgtgagcctgtaatccatGTCCAGCCTGTGATGACTTTAAAAGAACCAGGCTGCCCTGCTATGTGGCCTTCCAGCTGGGTAGCGACTCCCGCAGCTCCTAAAAAGTGAGTAGTGACTTGGTTTAGCTAGACTGTTACGACAGAGGCAGAAAAAGCAGTGAGCAGAAAGCCACAGTCTGACGGGGGAGGCAGATTCAGAGATGGACGATGGTCATGCAGTACCACTGGGGCTGTGTTAGGGATTGGCCCAGAGTTAAATCCCAGCTGTTAGGCAAGGGGGAGTCAGTGACAAGAATGAGGAACTTTGGCTGTGACCTGAGGAGACCTGTCCGGGAGCCAAAGGGGACCATGACCTGGAGCCACTGACCTgtcatgcttttcttttctttttctttttttttgagacagagttttgctgttgttgcccaggctggagtgcaatgacacgatctcagttcactgcaacctccgcctccccagttcaagcgattctcctggctcagcctcctgagtagctgggattacaggcgcctgccatcacacccagctaatttttgtatttttagtagagatgagttttcaccatgttggtcaggctggtcttgaactcctaacctcaagtgatccacccaccttggcctcgcaaaatgctgggattacaggcgtgaccaacCACGCCTAGTCCCTGTCATGCTTTTCAAAGTGGGATGGATGGTAGGGTCatccatgtctataaagatagtATTCTTTCTAGGgatagttttctttatttctcccttccttcctttcttcctccctccctcctttctttcttttcttcctgcctcccttttTCACTCCTCTCTTTCATAAATGGAAACTTACACTATATGAACTCTTCTGTAACCTGATTTTATGCATTTAATCATAATTTGTGGACATCTTTCTCTGCTCATGAAAATCTTTTGTAatcttattttacatattttgaaacattattttgagAAGAGGTCAATAAATATCACCATATGTCAATGGAGTCTCtggcacacacatacaaaaaggcAAAGAACTTAACCTTTCCTCTAGGGTTGACACACTCTCACCCTCCATGAGTGAGTGGTTCTTGCCCCATCTCAAATCTGCCTGGAGGCCGGGCTCCACTTGCCTCCTCCATGGAGTAGACTTGGGCATAGCCACTATCTGGACTCAGCAGAGCATAAGCCAGGTCTCTCTCAAATGCCTTGGGCACAAGGCAGAGAAAGAtgtgagcctgggtgacaagatagGGCTGGATGGGGCTGGATGTGATCAGCCCAACCCATGTGGCCTGCAAGGGTGTTGTCTTGACCAGGCCTTGTCCAGACCCATTACCCAATTCAAAGCCCGAGTAGGATCCCATAGTGTCTCCTCAGCAAAGTGATGGGGTTGGAGACCCCTGGGGTGGTTTTTGCAGTTCCTGTCACAGTCCCAGGAGTATATGGGGACCTGATACATGTTTGAGGAGTTAAATGTGCACATTTCACAAATCCAGGAAGATGACAGAATCAGGGTGGAGAAGCCAGCTGGCCTGGAGGGATTTCTCAGAGATAAGAGTCAGCTCTTCTCCTGGACCCAGAGCCTTGCTTGCCAAGCCTCAGTTCCCAGCGTAACGTGgggataaaaatagtaataacatcTTGGGGCTAAACTGGATAATTTGAGTAAAGCACAGAACACTATGTTaagtacacagtaggtgctcaatcatTGTTAGTCCCATCCATGCATCTTCCCCACAAGGCCTCAGGTGAGGGAGACGGGGCTTGGGGAAAGAAAATCAGTGGCAAGTGGATGCTAAAAATAAGGACAAGATCCAAGGAACAACAAGAGAAAGCCAAGGTGGAGGAAAGTGGCGGTGCTCGCGGGGGCTGGGTCCCTTCAGCCTCTGAGGTTCCAGAGATACAGGGACTACCAGTGTTTTCAGGTAAGAGGGACTGTGAAGGTTGTCAGAACCAGGGTGTTTTATCTGGTTGTTTTACCCCCACAAGACAGAAGtgtggaggtggggtgggctTTGGGACTTTGGATCTGCTTAGAACTTTCTGAGGGAGGGGCTACCTGATTCTGTGTGTCCCTAGAAGACAGAGCTGTGACTGAGGACAGCAAATGCCAGCTTCGTGGACAAGgggaatttttgcaatcagaatTCCCTCCAAAATATGGGCTGCTCCCAGCGGTAGTGAGCTTCCTGATACAAGGGTTGTGCCAGCAGTGATTGAATGACCTGGGGTTGGGGGTTTAAAAATGGGATGGAgggggccagccatggtggcttacgcccataatcccagcactttgggaggctgagctgtgtggatcacttgaggtcaggagttcaagaccagcctggccaacatgatgaaaccccatctccactaagaatacaaaaaattaagatgggtgtgggggtgggcacctgtaatccctgctacttgggaggctgaggcaggagaatcgcttgaacccaggaggcggaggttgcagtgagttgagatcgcgccattgtcctccagcctgggaaacaagagtgaaactctgtctcaaaaaaaaaaaaaaaaaaaaaaaatggaatgcaGGGTTGGAAAATAGAGTTAAGTTCACTCCCCACCAGGATCCTGGGATTCAAAGCTCCTGGTAGAAGGAAAGGGCCACAGGCTGCATGCAACGCCAGGCTGGTGCTCAGTATCTGTCAAAAGAGAGTCAGTTCCAGCAGAAACTGGAAGGTGCGGCCCATTCCTCAGGTCATCGCGCGCGCGCCCCTTTCAGCCCCAGGCCTGATCTCCCTCTGGGGGCGCACCTGGCCCACCTAGCCCAGGAGTGAGCCGGGATGTGAGCCTATCGTCCGCAAGGGGGCAGAGTGGGACCGCGGATGGAGTCTGGTGCTGCAGGTGGGCTGTAGACAGGCACCCGCTCCCCTCCGGCGGGACACTCTTGCAGCCTCCCAGGCCTTTCACAGCTGCGCTTCTCAgcacgccccccccccccccccccccacctccagATTCAGTGCCTGTCTATTTTGAACAGGTTCTCTAGGCTGGGTCAGGTCTCCCTCAGCTCCAAgttcctggtggtggtggtgagttgTCTTCCCCCAGAGAGGGTTCAAGGCAGAGGAAGTAGAGCCTGTGGGCATCCCTGGGCACAGCCCCTCCTGGCCCACTTTAGAGTTACCCAAGGGCGATGCCTCTTGTGGGTTAAAGGAACAGGCTTTGGCATCAGACAGACTTGGTTTTCGATTCTGACTGCCACTCACCAGCAGAGCATCTTCACCTCTTGGAGCCTGCCTGCCACAGTGGAGGCGAGTAGCGCCAGGGCTGAGGAGGCAGGAAGCCTCCGGGAGCCTCGCTGTGCATTTGGGAGGCCCGCGGGTTTGATTGTGAGACCGCACAGCAGCCTTTGGAGGGGGTATGGTTTTTATCaccccacttcacagatggggAGATGGAGTCCTTGGGCATGACTGGCTAGAGGTCCCACAGCCAAATGGAGAGCTACTGCAGTCCAGGCACCTACCAGAATCTGGGGGAGCACGGGGTGGTTTGTACCCCGTGAGGCCATGGAGGGGACCTTGTGACAGTGACTGCCATGTGACGAGAGAAGCCCGTGGCCTTTATGGCCAACGGATGCCCAGAGTGAGGGCATCCTCTGCGCCAGCCCCTGCTTCTGCCAGACACACCTGCCACATCCAGAGCAGGCCTACAAAGGAGGTGGTAGTGTCCTTGGGTGGAGGGCAGGCTGCTGCCTGAGCAGGCCTGGGCTGGGGTCAGTTGGCCTCAGGCAGCCAAGGACTGGCCAAGTATAAATGGAAGAGAAGTCCAGCAGCACAGAAAACTGACCTGctaggaaggatgggagggaaggGATAGGGTAGGTGGGTGACATGAGGGTGTTGGACAGGGCTGGATGGAAGCCCGAAGTACCTCTCCCCACTCCTGTTCCCAGCCACAAAAGGAGGCTACGGAGACTCCCTTTTAACAAAGAGCATCTGAAAAGGAAGAATGAAGCTGAGGGTTGGGAGGGACacccctctcctttccctccccagCAGGCTCCAATGGCCCCAGCAATGTCGTTGCCTTGGCAACCACAGCCCCCTTCTAGCTCCCTTTCTCCTTTAACCCCATCCTGCCTGGATGCACCTCTCGCCTgtaccctccctccctctcttcccagcTCAGACTAAAGAGAGACTTGGCGGGCTGGGGAGAAAGGACTTCTCTGCTCACCAAGCAGTCCTGGGGTTAATGCCCTGGCTACATCCCAGGACCGCCCCTTCCTAGGGATCAGATGGACGACTCTTTAAGATGGAGACAGGACAGGACGAAATGACCTTTGAAAGAATTATTCTGAATGAACAAGGGAGCTGTCTTCTCCCAAAGATTTCAAGCCCCAAGTCTCCCAAGTCCTCACTCcctcccaggagacagaggctgtgaCCCAGAAGCCCCTGGCGGAGTTTAGGAAACCAGCGCTGGAGTAGGGGGGTTTGAAGATCATCTAGTTCCCCTGTCTAAGCCAatgggtggggaaactgaggtctaaGAGGAGGAGGAATTTACTCAAGGGCACACAGTGAGTATTGGAGAGTCAGGGAGGGAACCAGAGAGGCCTGAGCCAGGATGAGGGTGGAGGCTGCATTTGCTACCGTTGGCCCGAGGAGTGGCTAGGTACAGAGGGCCACAGGAGACCTGCACCCCATGGGAAGGCAGTTGCTGATGTTTCTCTCATGAGTCCAGAGAAAGCCCCTGGCTGCCCTCACCCACTTTTGTTCCCTGAGAGGTGCCTGACTCCCTACCATTGGTGTTCCTGGGTTTCCTAAACTTAGTGCTTCAGTAACCCCCTCCCAGGCCCCAGCGCAACataggctaaggaaggagaatgagtTCTGGCCCTGTTTAGGGAGGCACACGGGACTCTAGCAAGATCAGAGAGGAGCTAGAATTCTGAGAGGGCTGGGGATTCTAAAGGTCCCATTGAGAGTGTCCCCTGAGCAAGAAGGGCTTGTGGCTACAGGCAGCAGGTTCTGGCCCAAGGGCAGCCCTTTCTTGACTGTGTCCCTGGCAAGTCACTCAACTTCTCAGGGGCTGCTAAATGGCCCAATCCCACCTCCACGTAAACGAGGTCGGCCACACAGGCTACACAAGATTCCCATGAGGCAGCAGACACAGAGCTATGGACAGGTCCTGGGAGGGGGTCCCAGCCCCAAACCTCTTGTATCTGCTGTGCCAGGGCTACTGCCATGATCACTTGGAGCACCTACGGTGTGCAGAGCcggggaggctgggaggggaggaAGCTGTGGGCACAGCACCCCTAGATGTAGACCAGAGAGGGCTCCATTCAAGCCAGGCCAGCAGGCTCCACAAAGCTTCTGGGGTTGGAGGAGCGCCCTGGGAGCCTCCCTGGAAGATGAGGCAGGCCCTGTGCGATCAGGTGGAGGTGGAGAGAACACAGTGGGCTGGAGAGGGTGAAGGTTGGCATTTGCTCTCATAGCTCTCCCAGCTGATCCGGACCTCCCTGAGCTGTCACTGCGACCCTGAAGACCCCAAGGCCTGGCTGGAAGAGGGTGCCCTCGCCTTTCCCGCACACAGCCCAAGTCCTGGGCGCCAGCAGAGAAAGGGGCCTGCTGCTTGGGGCTGGAGTCAGGAGCTTTGCCTTTATTGTGGCTGGTTCTCACCACACCCTCAGAGCGTCCTCGCCTGTTAATCCCACgttgcagaggaggaaacaggctcagaaaagTAAAGCGACTTGCCCGTGATCACCCAGCTTTTTCTCCCCATCAAAGCCGCTCCTTGAAACTCTCCTGGGCGTGGACACTGCCTGAGACTCTCACACTCAGGTGGGAAGTGTGTCACCCAAGTGTGGGAAGTGTCATCCCAAGATGACAGCTTGAGAAAAGGAAGGGGATGCCTACCGGAAGGAGTGACCCTCTGGTGGACAGTGCTGAGGTGTCCATGGAAGGTGGGGGCAGGTGCTGGGAGACTCAGGCCCACCTCATCCAGCAGGCGTCCCCCTGCAATATTGCATTTGTTAGTCCCTCTTTCTACATCGGCCCCATACCCACTCATTAGTTCTTCAAATTCTCAGGCACCCCCTCAGCAGGCGGCCACTGGCGAGGGCTGGGGAGCACGGTCCAGACCTGCCTGGATGCCAggcagctgggtgaccttgagcagAGACTCAACCCCAaggctcagcttcctcatctgggAGAGGGGGAGCAGGGCATCACTTACTTGGCAGGCTGTGGTGGGGATCCAGGGACCTGTTCATTCCGAGCACCTACCAGGGCCTGGCCTGTGGACAGTGCTCAGTCACTGGCTCACCCAGGCACTCCTCAGCCCTGGTTAATCCCCCAGCCACCTGCCTACTCCTGTGCCCGCCTGCGTCGTTGGTCCCCATTTCCCAGTAATCCTCAGGGCCAGGTGCTGGCAGTCAGGGGGTCAGGGTTGTCCCCGCCCACCCAGCAGGTCTCCTAGGACAAGGCTCGGATTGGACAGATGACCAGGCAGGCAAAATGGGGGTCCTTCTCTGCCCTCCCCAATCTCCCCTGGTGGGCAGAGGCTGGTGGGGACAGAGGCAAAGAATCCCGCCCAGAGTGGGGATAAGAGAAGGGGATGGCTCTGCGGTGGCCCTCCTCCCCGTGGGCAGGGCTGCTGGGGACAGGGTCAGATGAGGTTGGGCTGACAAGCAGCTGCTGAGCGGTGGCAGTGAGGGACATGTGGGGACCCCCACCACTCCTAACAACGCGGCACCAGTGCCTAGGAGCCAGCGGGTGAGAGGCCCACGGTCCTGGCTCTGCCTGTCTCAGCGCCTGCTGCCTGCCTGGCACAGGCCCTTGCAGCACTGGTTTTAATCGATCACTTTCTTTCCGCAAGCAGCTCCTGGAGGTGCGGGGGCGGCTTCCCCTTGACTCCAATCTCCTGGAGGATGCAGCTTGGCTAAAAATAACTTGAATTACTGAGCTCCCACCCTGGCGcagaggaggggcctgggggCTGCGGGGGCGGCGCCTGGAGGGAATGTTGCGGCAGCCAGGAGGGGGTTCCCTGACAGGAAGTGGAGAAGAGTGAGTGTCGGCAGGTGGGAAGGAGTGCAGCTTGTTGAAGGGAGGCTGGCCCTTTCTCGCCCATTCCTCCAGGCTCAGGCCTGCTCCCTGGGGACAGTGCTTCTTGAGAAAACCTGGGGAAGGGCTGGCCCTGACCCCTGCACTTGCATCACTGAGGGTAAGTGGCCTGGCTGCAGCGGGGGTGCTCCTCCCAGCACAGACACCGGATTTGGAGGAGACTCCCCCTGTAGATGCTCTGGGCAGGAACCTCCTCCATGCCCTCCCACAGGGCACCAGAATGCAAGCCGTGTTGGGCATCAGGCAAGAGGAGTCAGGTCTGGTCTCATGTCCTGTTCCTTCTGTGTGACACTGAACTCAACTTCCTTATCTGATAACTGGATGCAACTGCAAAATCAAGCATTTGCCTCCACCCCCATTCTGCAGGCAGCCTCTCATCTGTCTGGAGCAGCAGCATCAGGCTCCCTGTCACTCACTCCCAACCGCCTTGGTGCCTGCAGAGGGGGCAAGTCCCGTGACCACCCTTCAGAGCAGAGTGGGTGCTATGCCCAGGTTGGGCAGGCAGGACCTGGGTCTCTCGAGGTGCAGCAGGGCAGGTCAGGGAGAGTGGGGACTCCA harbors:
- the RPL29 gene encoding large ribosomal subunit protein eL29; the protein is MAKSKNHTTHNQSRKWHRNGIKKPRSQRYESLKGVDPKFLRNMRFAKKHNKKGLKKMQANNAKAMSARAEAIKALVKPKEVKPKIPKGVSRKLDRLAYIAHPKLGKRARARIAKGLRLCRPKAKAKDQTKAQAAAPASVPAQAPKRTQAPTKASE